GGCATTCGTTGACCGAGGAGGCGATGGACCACAGCGCGCGGTCGGGTCGCCGTGGCACCGGATGATCTGGCATTCACAAAGTACCGCGCCGGCGTCTCGCCGGTTACTCCGACCCGACCTCGCGATGGGTTCCACCAACGCGAACGCGGGCCCCGGTCTGGTGTCCGGAGCCCGCGTGGCGTTGGTACAGCGGGGAGAGTGGGATTCGAACCCACGGTACCCTTGCGGGTACGCCGGTTTTCAAGACCGGAGCCTTAAACCACTCGACCATCTCCCCTGTATTCAGGCGGACCACCGCGGTGACAGAACCGGGATGGGCCTCGGGTGTATTTTACTGAGGTGGCCGCGGGTGACCAACCCGCCCAAGGGATTCCTCCCGCGGAGTCCGGCCCGAACCTTCCGCTTCTCCAGTCAGCATCTCGATGCGTACGTCCAATCCGGTTTTTGCGCGGTTTGCCCAGGCGGCCCGTGACACCGTCGCCTCCTCCGACAGCGGCACCATGACGGTGGCCGGGACGGCGGGGAAGGCGCTGCTTCTCCTCGCCGTCCTGAGCTTCTCGGCGGCGCTCACCTGGCAGCAGGTGGCCTCCGGCAATGTGGGGCTCGTGGGCCCGGCCATGCTGGTCGGTGGCCTGGGTGGGTTTGTGTTTGCCATGATCGCCAGCTTCCGCCCGCAGGCGGCCCGCTGGGCGGCGCCGATCTATGCGTCGCTCGAGGGCATCTTCCTCGGTGCGGTGAGCGCGATCTACAACGCGAAGTTCGCCGGGCTGCCGATGCAGGCGGTGCTGCTCACGATGGGTGTCGCGGCCGGCGTGTTCGTGCTCTATCGCTTCCGCATCCTGCAGGCGACGGATGGGTTCCGCCGCATGCTCTTTGCCGCGATGATGGGCATCATGCTCTTCTACCTCGGCTCGA
The DNA window shown above is from Gemmatimonadaceae bacterium and carries:
- a CDS encoding Bax inhibitor-1/YccA family protein, which gives rise to MRTSNPVFARFAQAARDTVASSDSGTMTVAGTAGKALLLLAVLSFSAALTWQQVASGNVGLVGPAMLVGGLGGFVFAMIASFRPQAARWAAPIYASLEGIFLGAVSAIYNAKFAGLPMQAVLLTMGVAAGVFVLYRFRILQATDGFRRMLFAAMMGIMLFYLGSMVLSLFKVNIGYLTSAGPLAIGINLAIAGVAALNLVLDFDRIEQGSNMGAPKVMEWFSAFGLMVTLIWLYLELLRLLSRLQGRRD